A genomic segment from Aquila chrysaetos chrysaetos chromosome 11, bAquChr1.4, whole genome shotgun sequence encodes:
- the LOC115348423 gene encoding uncharacterized protein LOC115348423 isoform X2, with the protein MGPTAPQGRIWPVRGGGGGEGRGLGPGGALSSQQDPKHGRILHTEGCWGTAGSLNGWILGRRWIPERRGPARGGILGHRWIPERPDPAHGGILGHCWILGQHWIPEGPDPAHRRIPGHRWIPEQPAPVQRWIPRHCWIPEWPDPAHTGIPGHRWIPERPDPAHRGIPGHNWIPERPDPAHCWILGHRWIPEWLDPAHRGIPEHRWISEWLDPAHSQTLGHDGTPRTQPKARSWIQPDPGTRTDPGHGRILHTAGSWIQPTQPPPPKKP; encoded by the exons ATGggccccacagcaccccagggcaggatctggccagtgcggggggggggggggggggaaggtcgAGGTCTTGGGCCTGGGGGTGCCCTGAGCTCCCAGCAGGACCCCAAGCACGGCCGGATCCTGCACACGGAGGGATGCTGGGGCACCGCTGGATCCCTGAACGGCTGGATCCtgggacgccgctggatcccTGAACGGCGGGGTCCTGCGCGTGGAGGGATCCTGGGACACCGCTGGATCCCTGAACGGCCAGATCCTGCACACGGAGGGATCCTGGGGCACTGCTGGATCCTGGGGCAGCACTGGATCCCTGaggggccagatcctgcacaCAGAAGGATCCCAGGACACCGCTGGATTCCTGAACAGCCAGCTCCTGTGCAGAGATGGATCCCAAGACACTGCTGGATCCCTGAATGGCCGGATCCTGCACACACAGGGATCCCAGGACACCGCTGGATCCCTGAACGGCCGGATCCTGCACACAGAGGGATCCCAGGACACAACTGGATTCCTGAACGGCCAGATCCTGCGCACTGCTGGATCCTGGGGCACCGCTGGATCCCTGAATGGCTGGATCCTGCGCACCGAGGGATCCCAGAACACCGCTGGATCTCTGAGTGGCTGGATCCTGCACACAGCCAGACCCTGGGACATGATGGGACCCCCAGGACACAGCCCAAGGCCAGATCCTGGATACAGCCGGACCCTGGGACACGGACGGAT CCAGGACACGGCCGGATCCTGCACAC GGCCGGATCCTGGATCCAGCCAACAcaacctccccccccaaaaaaaccctga
- the LOC115348423 gene encoding uncharacterized protein LOC115348423 isoform X1 produces the protein MGPTAPQGRIWPVRGGGGGEGRGLGPGGALSSQQDPKHGRILHTEGSWDTAGSLNGQILHTEGSWGTAGSWGSTGSLRGQILHTEGSQDTAGFLNSQLLCRDGSQDTAGSLNGRILHTQGSQDTAGSLNGRILHTEGSQDTTGFLNGQILRTAGSWGTAGSLNGWILRTEGSQNTAGSLSGWILHTARPWDMMGPPGHSPRPDPGYSRTLGHGRIQDTAGSCTRRDPGYGVIPDSGRILDPANTTSPPKKTLSPRPDPGHGGDDNTPGTASGRAGSWTFFGGDTTLTWPGPGEGRILHPPHNPPIAVYILYREIQRLWNNGIPKSLKFTPKKSAGTPKSLEFAHPQKITGTPKSLRLVPKWGPKKPQIHPQKIS, from the exons ATGggccccacagcaccccagggcaggatctggccagtgcggggggggggggggggggaaggtcgAGGTCTTGGGCCTGGGGGTGCCCTGAGCTCCCAGCAGGACCCCAAGCACGGCCGGATCCTGCACACGGAG GGATCCTGGGACACCGCTGGATCCCTGAACGGCCAGATCCTGCACACGGAGGGATCCTGGGGCACTGCTGGATCCTGGGGCAGCACTGGATCCCTGaggggccagatcctgcacaCAGAAGGATCCCAGGACACCGCTGGATTCCTGAACAGCCAGCTCCTGTGCAGAGATGGATCCCAAGACACTGCTGGATCCCTGAATGGCCGGATCCTGCACACACAGGGATCCCAGGACACCGCTGGATCCCTGAACGGCCGGATCCTGCACACAGAGGGATCCCAGGACACAACTGGATTCCTGAACGGCCAGATCCTGCGCACTGCTGGATCCTGGGGCACCGCTGGATCCCTGAATGGCTGGATCCTGCGCACCGAGGGATCCCAGAACACCGCTGGATCTCTGAGTGGCTGGATCCTGCACACAGCCAGACCCTGGGACATGATGGGACCCCCAGGACACAGCCCAAGGCCAGATCCTGGATACAGCCGGACCCTGGGACACGGACGGAT CCAGGACACGGCCGGATCCTGCACACGGAGGGATCCTGGATACGGTGTGATCCCAGACAGTGGCCGGATCCTGGATCCAGCCAACAcaacctccccccccaaaaaaaccctgagccCCCGGCCGGATCCTGGACATGGGGGGGATGACAACACCCCCGGTACGGCCAGCGGCAGGGCCGGATCCTGGacattttttgggggggacacGACCCTGACGTGGCCTGGCCCAGGAGAGGGCCGGATCCTGCACCCCCCCCACAATCCCCCCATCGCTGTTTATATCCTGTACAGAGAAATACAGAGGCTGTGGAACAACGGGATCCCAAAAAGCCTCAAATTTACCCCCAAAAAATCTGCTGGGACCCCAAAATCCCTGGAATTTGcccacccccaaaaaattaCTGGAACCCCAAAATCCCTGAGACTGGTCCCAAAATGGGGCCCCAAAAAGCCTCAAATTCACCCCCAAAAAATCAGTTGA